Within Nitrospirota bacterium, the genomic segment GAGGAGCTCGAGTACAGCGTAAAGAGCCTCCTCCTCGGCATCGCAACGAGCCAGGACAAGAAGATCAAGCGTCAGACCGAGCTTACCGAGGCGCTCGAGAAGAAGGTCGTGGCGGTCCTCATCGCAGGCGCCGCAGCAGGCCTCGTGGCGGGCATCGTCCTAACCTTCCTGGTTATCAGAGGGGTTGTGCCGCCCATAGACAGGATTACCGAAGCCGCGGGGCGCATCGCCCGCGGTGACCTGAACGTCAGGGTGGATCACACGGCAAAGGACGAGATAGGGAGCCTTGCCGAGAGCATGAGGATCATGGTGCAGTCGTTCAATGCAATGATCGGCAGCACTATTGCCGCTACGCATGATGTCGTGTCTACCATAGGCATGGTTAATCAGACCTCGGAAAAGACTGCCGAAGGGGCGCGAAAGCAGGCGAACCAGGCATCTCAAATAGCCGCTGCTTCCGAGCAGATGACCCATACGATTACCGACATTGCACGGAACGCTTCAACGGCCTCGGAGACGTCTTCAGAAGCAATGGCGACGGCGGTAAAGGGCAAGGAGATTGCCGACGGCGCTGTGGAGACGGTCAATAAGGTCTACACCTCCACCGTCGAGCTCGCAACGATGGTCGAACGGCTGAACAGCAGTACGTCCGAGATCGGCACTATCGTCACCGTTATCAAGGACATCGCCGACCAGACCAATCTCCTCGCCCTGAATGCCGCAATAGAGGCGGCGCGGGCCGGGGAGCAGGGGCGGGGATTTGCCGTCGTTGCCGACGAGGTGAGAAAGCTCGCCGAGAGGACGGTGCGGGCTACGGCTGAAATTACCGAGAAAATAGGCATGGTTCAATCGGAATCGGCGGAGACGACGAGATCCATGTCTGAAGCGTCGGCTGAGGTGACCAAAGCGACCGAATACATACGGGAAGCCGGTGAGGCACTGAACCATATCGTGGAAACGGTCCACCGGGTGCGGGACCAGGTGACCCAGATCGCTGCCGCGGTCGAGGAGCAGTCGGCCGCCTCGGAAGAGGTTTCGAATAATATAGAACAGACGGCGTCGGTCGCAAAGGAAATGGAGAGCCTGGCGTTGGAGATGACGCACAAGGTAAACGGGTTGACAAAGGTTGCAGAGACGCTGCGGGATTCCACGGCGGGGTTCAAGACGCAGGAGACCGAGCTGCTGGTTCTCGATATCGCCCAGACCGACCACCGGATGTTCGTCGAAAAAGTACATGCGTGCTTGAAAGGCGACGTGGTCCTCGACCCGGCGCAGCTCGTCGACCACCGCTCCTGCAGGTTCGGGAAATGGTACGGGGGAGAGGGCAGGGAGCTCTGCGGGCGGTTGCGGAGCTACCGGGACATTGACGCTCCCCATGAGCAGATCCACAGGCTTGCCCGCGAGGCGGTTGCGGAGTATAATGCAGGAAAGAAGGACAAGGCGGAGAAGCTGTATCGCGAGGTGGAAGCCCTCTCGCATACGGTGGTGGAACTTCTGGATGCGTTGAAAAGGGAGTCAGCCTAGGTTTGCTCGGAGAGAGCGCTCTCTCCGGCGCCTTGTAAAACACAGGAGGAGGATACGATGAAGGCGGTACGAGTAGCAGCACGCATCATGACAGTGACGCTCTGTCTGGCGCTCTTTGCGGGCGGCCTTATGGCAGCGGAGAAACTCGAAGGCAAGGGCAAGATCAAGGACTACGATGTAAGCAAGAAGACGGTCGTCGTCACGATCGACGGCAAGGACACGACCTTTGTTGTCGAACATGGAGGAGCGCTCAAGAAGCTCGGCGACCGCCTCGAGAAGGGCGACGAGGTGAAGGTCAAATACTTCAACGAGGGCGGCAAGAACGTTATCAAGAGCTTCAACGACCTCAAAGGGACGAAGCCCGGCTGCTGAGAATCGCTGCTGAGCTGCTCGTTTCAAAAAGGCCCCCCGGAAGGCTCCGTCGTCCCGCAGCGCGCGTGATGACGGAGCCTTTCTGCATCTCCCTCCCCCGTGAGCAAGAAAAAGATGCTTCCCGCGGCTTGTTCCGTACTATAATATGAATAGTGTCATGAGCAAGGGAACGGCGCCGATGAAGAGGCACGGCAGCAAAAGCGTCAGGGGGAAGGGTCTCCCG encodes:
- a CDS encoding methyl-accepting chemotaxis protein: MHLTIARKLYAVSGLFLFIILTVSLLGIYALRKTTSSYAVILKEPVVSKQYAMSAKEHFSNAVGYFIASSISGAENEELAENFANEIEVTIDNLGEIKKQATSEEKRKIEEAEGLIGEFDGLFKKLTEAKKRSGGLSQEELKRREELEYSVKSLLLGIATSQDKKIKRQTELTEALEKKVVAVLIAGAAAGLVAGIVLTFLVIRGVVPPIDRITEAAGRIARGDLNVRVDHTAKDEIGSLAESMRIMVQSFNAMIGSTIAATHDVVSTIGMVNQTSEKTAEGARKQANQASQIAAASEQMTHTITDIARNASTASETSSEAMATAVKGKEIADGAVETVNKVYTSTVELATMVERLNSSTSEIGTIVTVIKDIADQTNLLALNAAIEAARAGEQGRGFAVVADEVRKLAERTVRATAEITEKIGMVQSESAETTRSMSEASAEVTKATEYIREAGEALNHIVETVHRVRDQVTQIAAAVEEQSAASEEVSNNIEQTASVAKEMESLALEMTHKVNGLTKVAETLRDSTAGFKTQETELLVLDIAQTDHRMFVEKVHACLKGDVVLDPAQLVDHRSCRFGKWYGGEGRELCGRLRSYRDIDAPHEQIHRLAREAVAEYNAGKKDKAEKLYREVEALSHTVVELLDALKRESA